The uncultured Pseudodesulfovibrio sp. genome contains the following window.
GACCATCATGCGCGTGGTTCAGTCCGCAATCCATTACACCCACTGGCCCACGCTGGGCATGGGCGTGCTGGCCTTCGGCATCATGGTGGGCCTCAAGCGCATCAACCCCAAGATCCCCAACGTGCTGGTGGCCGTCGTCGTGACCACGGCCCTGTCCTGGGGGTTGGGCTTCAACCACGACACCAAGGCCTCTGTAGAGGCCATCCGCGTTCCGGCCGTGCACGAGGCTTTGATCGGCTTCAATGCGACCGTGGACGCCATGGATGCTTTGGCTCTTGAGCGCACCGCGCTGGGCAAGCAGATGGAAGAGGCCAAGGAGAGCGGCAATCCCCTGGCTATTCTGGACATCCAGCACGGCCAGAACGTCATTGGCGTCAAGATGGCTGCGCTCAAGGAAAAGGCCCATGAGCTGCGTACCGAACTGCGCGAGACCCTTATGTCCGGTGTGGAACAGCCCGATGGCGGTCTGCTCTTCTTCGCACAGGGCGCGGTCCCGGACGGCATGAGCGCCGACGGCCGCACCTGGCGCATCAAGGTCGGCAACACCAAGCTCGACGCCGCGTCCCTGAAGATGATGGGCGGCGGGGCCGTGGTCGGCACCGTGCCTTCGGGTATCCCGGCCATCACCTTGCCGTCGCTCGACCTCAAGATCATGCTGCATCTCATTCCGTTCGCCGCGATCATCTCGCTGCTCGGCTTCATGGAAGCCATTTCCATCGCCAAGGCCATGGCCGCCAAGACCGGTCAGCGGCTGGACCCCAACCAGGAACTCATCGGCCAGGGGCTGGGCAACATCCTCGGCGCCTGCGGTAAGAGTTACCCGGCTTCGGGGTCGTTCTCTCGATCGGCGGTCAACCTGCAGGCGGGGGCCGTCACCGGCATGTCCAGCGTGTTCACCTCCCTGATGGTCGTCATCGCGCTGCTCTTCTTCACTCCGCTGCTCTATCACCTGCCCCAGGCTGTGCTGGCCGCGGTCATCATGATGGCCGTCATCGGGCTGATCAACGCCTCGGGTTTCATCCATGCCTGGAAAGCCCAGTGGTATGACGGCGCCATCTCGATCCTGTCCTTTATCTGCACCCTGGCTTTCGCCCCGCACCTGGACAAGGGCATCATGGTCGGCGTGGTCCTGTCGCTGCTGGTCTTCCTGTACAAGTCCATGCGCCCGCGCGTGGCCAACCTGTCCCGCACCGAGGACAAGTCCCTGCGCGACGCCACGGCCTTCGGCCTCAAGGAGTGCCAGCACATCTCCCTGGTCCGTTTCGACGGCCCGCTGTTCTTTGCCAACGCCAGTTTCCTGGAGGACCAGATCACCGAGCGACTGATGGGCAGCGACAAGCTCAGGCACATCATCATCGTGGCCAACGGCATCAACGACATGGACGCCTCGGGCGAGGAAGCCCTGTCGCTGATCGTGGACCGCGTCCGCTCCCGAGGGCTGGACATCTCCCTGTGCGGCGTGAACGAGGCGGTCATGGCCGTGCTCGAACGCACCCACCTGCTGGAGAAGATCGGCAGGGATCACGTCTACGCGACCATGGAAACCGCCATCTGCGCAACGCATGAAAGTGCCCACCGCGACGGCGACGAAGATAGCTGTCCCCTCACCACCGTTTGCCGCCTGGCCTAGGGCGAGAAAAGGGAGTCAATATGTCTGTCATCACCGTATTCAACGGACTGTTTTGCGAAGCCGGCGTGGTGGTCAAGCGCGTGCTCGACGCCACGGATTGCAAACTGGTAACCGACCAGGAGATCGTGGCCGACGCGTCGCACCTGTCGGGCATGGCCGAGGACCGCATCGCCCGGGCTTTCCAGGCCAAGGCTTCGGTCTTCAATACCTTCAGCCATGAAAAGGAACAGGCCATCGCCTGGATGCGCCTGGCCGTGGCCCAGCGGCTGGTCAAGGACGAGAACCTGATCATTCCCGGGTTCGCTTCCCAGCTGCCTGATCCGGCCATCGGCCATATCCTCAAGGTCTGCCTGATCTCCGACCGCAAGGCGCGCGTTGCCGTGGCCGAGCGGGAAGAGGGCTTTGCCGACAAGCACGCCATGAAACTGATCCGCAAGGACGACGAGGACCGCGCCGCCTGGGTCAAGGTCCTGCGCGGCGTCGAGGACCCCTGGTCCGGCACCCTTTACGATTTGGTCCTGCCCGTGGCCTCCACCGGCGTGGAGCGCTCGGCCGACCTCATCGTCGAGCAGCTCGCCAACGCCGCTGTCAAGGTCACGGACCGAAGCCGCGCGCAGGTTCAGGATTTCCTCCTGGCTGCCCGTGTGGAGACCGTGCTGGCCAAGGAAGGGCACAACGTCCAGGTCTCGTCCAGCAAGGGCACCGTCACCCTGACCATCAACAAGCACGTCCTTTTGCTGGAGAAGCTTGAGCGCGAGCTCAAGGGTATCGTTTCCGGCGTGGACGGCGTTCTGGCCGTGGAGGCTCAGGTGGGCAAGGGATTCCACAAGACCGACATCTATCGCAAGATGGACTTCGACGTACCTTCCAAGGTCCTGCTGGTGGATGACGAGCGGGAATTCGTCCAGACCCTGTCGGAAAGACTGATGATGCGTGACATGGGTTCGGCCGTGGTTTATGATGGGGAGTCCGCCCTGAACCTGGTCAGGGACGACGAACCCGAGGTCATGATCCTCGACCTGAAGATGCCCGGCATCGACGGTATCGAGGTACTGCGGCGCGTCAAGAGTGAGCACCCCGACATCGAGGTCATCATCCTGACCGGCCATGGCTCGGAGGCGGACCGTGAAGTGTGCATGGACCTGGGCGCGTTCGCCTACCTGCACAAGCCCGTTGACATCGACGTCCTGAGCGAGACGCTCAAGGCGGCCAACGAAAAGATCAGGGCCCAAAAGTAACCACGGGAGCCGGGTGGCGTGATGGCATCGTTGATCGAGAAGATACGGCCCCAGTTTTGGGACACCGAGAGCGACGCAGGGGCGAGCAAGAACCTGTTCAACTACCGCCGCATCTGGCGCTTCGCCATCTTTCTGCTGGCGTTGGTGGCTCTCATCCCGCTGATGGTCATGGCCTTCATCGATTACAACGTCACCCGGCACTCCCTGGAATCCGAAAATCTTCTGCGTACCTCCAGGACCACCTCGAACACCCGGCGGACCGTGGCCTACTTCCTGGAGGAGAGGACCAAGGCTCTGGAGTTCCTGGTCCAGGATCAGGGCGTGGATGCACTGCGCGACAACAAAAACCTGGCCAAGGTGCTGGCTTCCCTGCAACAAAGCTTCGGCGGTTTCGTGGATATCGGCGTGATCGACTCCCGGGGGCGGCAGATCGCCTACATCGGCCCCTACGACCTGCTCGGCCGCGACTACAGCGGGCAGGAGGGGTTCGCGACGACCATGGCCCACGGCACCTACATCAGCCGGGTCTTCCTCGGCTTCCGCGACGAGCCGCATCTGGTGATCTCGCGCAAGGTGCGCGACACCGGGTCCGGCAGTGATTTCATCCTTCGGGCCACTCTGGACACGGACCAGTTCAACTCCATCCTGACCCAGCTCGACCTGCCCGGTGGGGGCGACGCTTTCGTGGTCGACCGGGACGGCATCATCCAGACTCCGTCCAAGGAGCACGGGGCACTGCTGACCAAGGTGGACCTCGCTATCCCCGGCTACTCCGACACCACCCGAGTGGAGCAGGTGCGGGGCGGTGACGGCAAGGAGTACACCGTAGGCTACGCCTAC
Protein-coding sequences here:
- a CDS encoding SulP family inorganic anion transporter, yielding MLSRIFPFIGWFKGYNMAAFRADAIAGLTVALVLIPQSMAYAQLAGMPAYYGLYASFLPPLVAALFGSSRQLATGPVAVVSLMTAASLEPLATAGSEGYIAYAILLALMVGIFQFLLGVLKLGLVVNFLSHPVVNGFTNAAAIIIASSQFSKMFGVYVDGAEHHYETIMRVVQSAIHYTHWPTLGMGVLAFGIMVGLKRINPKIPNVLVAVVVTTALSWGLGFNHDTKASVEAIRVPAVHEALIGFNATVDAMDALALERTALGKQMEEAKESGNPLAILDIQHGQNVIGVKMAALKEKAHELRTELRETLMSGVEQPDGGLLFFAQGAVPDGMSADGRTWRIKVGNTKLDAASLKMMGGGAVVGTVPSGIPAITLPSLDLKIMLHLIPFAAIISLLGFMEAISIAKAMAAKTGQRLDPNQELIGQGLGNILGACGKSYPASGSFSRSAVNLQAGAVTGMSSVFTSLMVVIALLFFTPLLYHLPQAVLAAVIMMAVIGLINASGFIHAWKAQWYDGAISILSFICTLAFAPHLDKGIMVGVVLSLLVFLYKSMRPRVANLSRTEDKSLRDATAFGLKECQHISLVRFDGPLFFANASFLEDQITERLMGSDKLRHIIIVANGINDMDASGEEALSLIVDRVRSRGLDISLCGVNEAVMAVLERTHLLEKIGRDHVYATMETAICATHESAHRDGDEDSCPLTTVCRLA
- a CDS encoding response regulator, with the translated sequence MSVITVFNGLFCEAGVVVKRVLDATDCKLVTDQEIVADASHLSGMAEDRIARAFQAKASVFNTFSHEKEQAIAWMRLAVAQRLVKDENLIIPGFASQLPDPAIGHILKVCLISDRKARVAVAEREEGFADKHAMKLIRKDDEDRAAWVKVLRGVEDPWSGTLYDLVLPVASTGVERSADLIVEQLANAAVKVTDRSRAQVQDFLLAARVETVLAKEGHNVQVSSSKGTVTLTINKHVLLLEKLERELKGIVSGVDGVLAVEAQVGKGFHKTDIYRKMDFDVPSKVLLVDDEREFVQTLSERLMMRDMGSAVVYDGESALNLVRDDEPEVMILDLKMPGIDGIEVLRRVKSEHPDIEVIILTGHGSEADREVCMDLGAFAYLHKPVDIDVLSETLKAANEKIRAQK